TCACTTTTGGGGAATATAGAAACTAGAaatctattaaacttttataaaactaaaaccGGATTTCGAGATGTTTTGAAGAACCAAATGCATATTTTAtcctatttaattttatgtgctGTATGTTCGGGATTAATGTTGGTTGTGGTTTTGTGTAGGTGACCCATACGGAGGATGGAATGGAGACATTGCGgcgttttctgtttgatgtTTGTGGTGTGGGAGCAGGGTGGAAGATGGAGGATGTGATGGAGGAGGAGATAAAGGTGATTAAAGAAACGGTGGGGCCTGATGAGCATGTGATTTGTGCTTTGTCTGGTGGTGTGGATTCCACTGTTGCTGCTACTCTGGTGCATAAGGCTATTGGGGATAGGCTTCATTGTGTGTTTGTGGATAATGGGTTGCTTAGGTATAAGGAGAGGGAGCGTGTGATGGAGACTTTTGAGAAGGATCTTCATTTGCCGGTTGTGTGTGTTGATGCCGTAAATCAGTTTCTTACGAAGTTGAAAGGTGTGGTGGATCCAGAGACCAAGAGGAAGATTATTGGGAAGgagtttatttgtatttttgatGCTTTTGCTCAGGAGCTTGAGGGGAAGCTGGGGAAGAAGCCTTCTTATTTGGTTCAGGGGACGTTGTATCCTGATGTGATTGAATCTTGTCCTCCACCTGGGACCGGGAGAACCCATTCCCATACCATTAAGAGTCATCATAACGTTGGAGGCCTTCCAAAAGATATGAAGTTGAAGCTTATTGAACCACTTAAGCTTCTGTTCAAGGATGAGGTTTTGCTTTGGATCTATTGGCTTGTTTAAATGTGCTTGGATTCTCAGATTATGTTATGCATTGTTTTTGTTGCGGTTTGTGTAGGTTCGTCAATTAGGGAGGATCTTGGATGTTCCTGTGGCCTTTCTAAGACGTCACCCATTCCCAGGGCCTGGTCTTGCAGTGAGAGTCTTGGGTGATGTGACTGAAGGAAATGCTTTAGATATTCTCCGACAGGTATGTAGATCTTTTGTGCTTTTGTATGTTTGTGATGCTGATTGATGATTACCCTTTAGTATTTATGTCTAAGAATTGTTTTTTCCAGGTTGATGAGATCTTCATTCAGTCAATCAAGGATGCTGGGCTCTATGATTCAATATGGCAAGCTTTTGCAGTTTTCTTGCCTGTTCGATCGGTTGGAGTTCAAGGTGATCAAAGAACACACTCCCATGTTGTTGCTCTCAGAGCTGTTACAAGTCAAGATGGAATGACTGCTGACTGGTAAGATTTCAACTGTAGTATGTTTGGCTATGCTactgaataatgttttttttttctccttattaCCGCTGAATGTGCTCCATTTGTAGAATATACTTGTAAAAAGCATATCTGGTTATGCTGTGCTGCTGCTGCAGtaccatattttgttttctttttcttttaatggtACCAAATTACCAATAGTAGGTCGAACATGTTTCTAGTAAACTATAGAATGGACCAAATAAAGTTTGATAAGCATGTGATGGGTTCCCAGTACATGACATGATATTCTGCTTTTCTTGTTGATGTAGCATGTCTATTTGATAAAGGGGAAGGTGTCAGTACTGGTGCTTGTAACAGAGTATAAGAACTTCTACACCTGCTTGGGACTATAAACCATACATAAACacataagaaaattttgaaatattccaGAGAAAGTGATGCCACCTTATCTTGTCATTAGTCAATCATGATCTTAGTTAAATACTAGGGGCATTAAATTCTTTgcaaaaaatacattagtttCAGAGCATTTTTGTTATacaaatacttttaaattattctaTTGGCTTCAAATAGGCTTTCCCTATTAAATCATAATAACTGTTGTTTATCATCCTTTGCTGCTCTCTGGTAACtacattttcaaataaatttcagGTACTACTTTGAGCACAAGTTCCTTGACGATGTTTCCCGAAAGATCTGTAATGGTGTCCGTGGTGTAAACCGTGTTGTGCAAGATATTACCTCAAAGCCACCATCAACAATTGAATGGGAATAACATCACATTTTATGGGTTTTACTTCACAAAAGTAGCGAGGTACTTTGAAGTTGTATATGTGCTAAGGCACtgactattttctttttgtctttcATGTCTTCTTCCTTGCATGCCTACAATGGCTTGGAGGGGAGCGGGAATTTCTAGTGGAATTAATATGATTCTTGTGATTGGAGTAGGAGTTGAGAGGTCCATAACCAAAAATTTAACTAATGATTTTTTTGCCCCcatgaatcaattttattaatattttaatttttgaagtcGAAGATCATGAACAGTGTAATTGGATTGGTGAGGAAAAAAATCTGAGACGCGAGATGCTCGTACTATCCTATCTTTAAGGATTTATTTGCATGGTGTAcaagtttcttattttataacaaGTTCTTCTCGATAATTGCTGGGTAGCAAAATGGACAATCTTTTGTAATTTAGTACTAGTAACCTTTAATTTGAAATGAGAAAAAGAGGTAGAAGGGGTTCTGATCAACTTGATCTAGATaatagtttaaataaatttataaatctaaGTAAAATGTTCATCTAGTGGATAAAAACTGAACATTTAGTGAGAGTCTCTAACCCATGTTTTGATAAGAACAATCTCATAAAAATGAACGCTTTTAAAAATAGATTTCATGTAAgctcaattttgaaatttaatttaatttgtaaaaatcatTTATGGGGCCTATTATTGGGCATGTAGTGGAGGGGAGATTGAAAGATATGCATTGCACTAGACTTACTTACTAGGCGTAATTTCATTTATGCAAGTCTCATGCCTTTtgggttttgaaagttttaaACAATAGTTTAATTATTCTATGtactctttatatttttatcatttatactttttaattcttatagtttTAAAGTGGTTGTTTTACTCtctatagtttattttttaattttttttagtccctataatttgaaggtgatttttttaatccttataatgtatttttttttagttcttatagtttaaaaatagtttttttagtctttatattttatattttaatttccttttagtccttaccatcaaaatataagtaatattatcaattataattaattaaaaaaatattagcaagtaattcgtaactaatttatcagaagtaatttgtaataaaaaatagttaataatttataactaattatttgtatatattttttaataatgactaaaaagtaattaaaatacaaattatagagactaaaaatatcattttcaaattatagggattaaaaaagaattaaaatacaaactagAAGGACTAAAAAGATCTTAAAATGTAAACGATAgagacttaaaaaaattaatttcaaactataaaaactaaaagacacAGAGACTATAGAaattaaatgagtaatttaactttaaataattattaatatataaagacTTGTAAACACTATAATTCAACAACCTCGATCAACTTATATTGTTGACTTTCACAAACTGGTACTGGTCATGCAGacttgttttgaataaaaaaataattaaaaagagatGCATGTAAAGGCATCAAATATAGAATATTTGGACTgcatattaaaaatacaaaaaataatttgtcatGGCATCAAAAGATTCTAAAATAAAACCTTTTAGGTACGCATAGTAACGGAGAATTTAGTTAGTTTGCATGAgaatttaaattcaaactttattattgtcattgtacacgaacaaaaaataatgagaaaatgaaaatttcataTTGTTGTGTATAAAAAATCATGTTGTACTGATACAAGTGTAATTTAGGAAGCGTAATGCCTGGaccaaatttatgatttattcagaaaatggTAGCTTGATAATCTTTCCATAGTGCTTTATCATCCCACGAGTAATAAGTAGACATACTTCTGACATCCATCTCAGATGCAATTTCCAATACCATTTTTTCAAGAACATCTTTCTCCACCTCTATTGCAATATCTTCTGTAACAACTTGGATATTTAGCCACGAACCACGTCTTGCCAAGTCCTTTTCAGCAAGTTGTTCTAACGTTAAAGGTGATGGACGAGGGTGAAAGTGCAACTTAACTAGTTCTGTAATCTCTTTAACCAGAAGTTTCTTCACAACATATGCTTGGACATTTGGATTTTTTGTTGAAACATGAGGTGGGAATCCACAGTTCTGATatacctgcatgaaaatttcgATGACACAGTCATGCAAGATTCTACCACCAGAAAGTTGGCTAGTTAGTTCCTTCAGTTCAACAAAGGTGGATGGATCTAACAATTGGTCACATGATCTCTTCAGAGTAAGTTCATCCCATTTTAAGCTGAGAGCATGCAGAATTTCTCTTACATTGTGTAAGATGTCCTTGGAGAAGGTTAAATTGTTCATTGGATCCAAAGAGAGTCTTATAAGGTCTTCAAAATGGCTCTCTTCAAATTTGTCTTGCATTACTTGTATCGGTGACTCATCTGTGGAAGTCCGAAACTGTCATCCTTAGTAAATTGCTCAACAATAGAGTGAACATGAAAAAAAACTCGAATATGTCCAGGTTTAAAACCATACCTTGTTGAAAGGTGGTGATTTGTGGGTTGGTAACATCATCCTTAGTAAATTGCTGAACAACAGATTCAGCACTGGTGTGTTCAACTTTGTTTCCCATGTTTACATAATCATCTGTTCTCTGACGGGATGAAATAACATCTTGTGAAAAAGGAAAAGTCTGGATCTCTGGATGCAAATCCTAATCAACACCAAATTCCATTATTCACATCAAggataaaaaagataacaaataattttgatgaatttcaCTAACGAGAAGTGTGAAAGCACTGTTAATTGGAAAACAATAGTTGAGATGGTGATAAAATACATATACATTTATACTATAATAAACTACAAAGTTGTAGAAAACTACTACATTGATTTTAAAAGGTAGCCAAATCCATAtttgataaaagtaaaagatagaTCTCTATGTCACTTCAGAGTTCAGAGTAAATGCCAAAAACTATTTACCAGAAACGATCTACTTCCTCCGGTTATATCATTCATGTCTATGTTCCTAGTAGGGCTGTCCCTGTATCTGCCATCTGGTTCTGAAAACATATCCATATATTCTctcatgtatatatattataacaatATTTTACAAGTTTCTTAGACCATGCTAAAGAATTGATGGATTACATAGATGATAAATGAGACATATTTATTATACAGAGCATACCTCTAGGAATATCATAATGTGCAAATAGACTGTCGCCAGGAACGCTATTTCTGATTCTAATATCTTCACCAAAAAGTTGCAACTTATCAGTATGCATGTTAACAATGGCCAATGGTGAATCCTTGATTTTCGGTTCCAAAAAGTTATAGGAGCCATTTTCCCCTTCTTTTGGAAGCCCCAACCTGGTTCTGTGGACCATTTGATAGTTGCTGTAATGTCTCATCCTTTCAGTAATGGAACTGTGCTTGCAGTACCTATGCATGCTTGGCAAGTACAAAGAGTCAGGACGAGGAATTGATCTCCCTAGAGAGTTTGTGCACTGTTCACATTCCTCACTTCCACAGTTTAACATCTGAGATGGGCCTTTCCTACCTTCAACATGTATATTTTCCTCAGAATGGCCAACTGAAGTATGGTATGAGTTCTTACTACGACTTTCACCAAATGAAGCAGTTTCCAGCCCCATACATAACTCAGAATCCTCCAACTTGATAATATTGTCCCTCTTCTTCAGATCAAGATATGAATTCAACCTTTTTCCAGCATTAGGATGGGCATTAATTGGTGAATTTCTCTCAGCAATTTCCAATTGTTTTACTTTTTGACCATCTTCCAAGCCCTGGGAACTGCAGGAAAATTTACTTGACATTTCATCATCTGTCCTCCACTGCTGTTCTTGTCTCCTTACTCTCATGACATGCttcaattttctctttatgCAACTAAAGGGAAAATATGAAGGCATAATATTTTGTGCATGAGATCTGAAGCTATCAGGCGAATGGGGAGGACTAGCAAAGCTTGTTTCCACATTAACAGTGCCAGGCTTCAAAACTACTATTCTGTTGGAGGACTGAGGCTTAACACTTAACCTCAAATCAGATCTATCAAAGGGCTTAAAAGGTTTTACACATTGTGTAGCATTACCATCTTGAGGcttttttaatttagtcatCATTTTTTGCCTTGCCTGCTGATATGGTTCTTTCACTTGAGTACTTTGTAAGTCATGAATCTGTTTTACTAACAAAGAGTTGGGATCTTGCAAAAGTTTTATGAAAAGCTCcttgtttgaaaataaaatctgtAAAGCATCCAAGAACTGATTAGGCTCACAGTCTGCCCCATCTTTTCCCTGATAATTTTTATTCACAAATCTCGGGTCAACAATCATCTTTGTTACTTCTTCTCTCCAATCTGCTACCTGTTCATTCTCTATGCCGCTGATACTTTTACAACTATaatctcttcttcttctggAACTTACCTGTAGTTAGAATTCTTCCATGAGTGCTACTAAGCTATCATTGTAATAGGGTGAGAAGAATGCATGACACCATTTTTGCGGCATCTTGCCAACTATATGTGGCAATTTTAAAGCTTAATTAAAACTTCtagatttataatttattatgcatgtattttatttttcatgaaacTAGTCAATAGATCATCAAAACAAGCCACTGATTTTTGAGACCAAGGCTGAaggtgattattttttaaatatatttgtagGATGGAGTAATGGATGGGTTTCAGTGTTGTTTCTCTTCTGCTCATCATCACAGTACAAATAATAATTGAGGtctttaagatttaaattttaaagtgctACGTTattaagcaaaattaaaaagatttctTCACTTCGCAAAATCCTACGCCCTACCCCTACACCAATGTATTTGTGTGTGGGAAGAATTGAGAGAAAAACTaagataataaaagaaaagagtggTTTATGTCAATAGTCAAGACAAAAATAAGATGGCTTATGTCAAGGGAGATGCTTTCCTCTAGGTACATTAGAGAGATAGTTAACAAATTTCTTTGACgtttaaattgaaataacacGTACActtcataattaataattaattagatacAAAGCACACTACAAGCAACTTAGACTACACGTAAACAGATTTAGGAAGAGGTAGGATGTGTGGCCGTGTAAAAAGGGTAAAACAGCATGCATTATGATAAATTTCATTAAGCAGAATTTTAAAAGCAAGGCTCATGTTATAACATCAATCTTAGAGAAGGAAGTGCGTTTGATCAGAACTTACACCAATTTGAAGGTACTTCTCATCAAATGTGCTAAGCACATCTGATCTACTTCTAGAATTTCCATTTCCTGcagtttggaaaaaaaattcacaagttCCAAATTATATCGGGACCAAATTGATTACATGTAATTTCCTCACCttcagaaaattaaaattgatttaatgtgTAGCAGGTTTAAGTAAAAATATGGTAAATGGAGGCACGGGTTTTTGGCCCAGAAGACTTTAACTAAATGCAATATGCATCCAAGACTAAGAAACTCGCAacctttttggatgaaaattcTACCACCCAGTAAGTTTAAgcagtaaaaaacaaaaaagtctcACCATTAGCATGAGCATTCAGCCTCCTATTGGAAACCAATCTTCTGTCAGAATTACCTTCACGAAAATTGAAGATTCTTAACATTCGCCACGTACAGCCTGTCTCGTACGTTTGGCTAACCCGAGGAGGAGATCTTCTCGCCATGATAAAGTGGAAAGCTACTATCTGTGATCTTTTAGTCAAATTTAATTGGAAAAACACAAAAGTCTGTGCAGGCACAGAAAAAAGGAAAGGTTAATCCTTGTAAATGGGAAGTAACCAAACAATGTTCGGCTTCAGAATTCCATCCAAATGACAATAAAAAGTATCAGAATCTGAAGTACTAATTGATAATCAGTTTCAAACCCCACAAAAAccttaaaacttaaaaagagTTACAATTGAATGATCATACTTTCTAAAACTAAACAACTATACTAATATCTATAACCAATTGACAATTTTGACATATTCACCCAACCCCCGAACAAAAGTGaaataaaacaatgaaaaagtaTCCACCTTGTCTGTAAAACACAAACACGTGAAGAGCAAAGTAAGTTACTTTCTGAATACCTAATGTGACTGAGGCCCAACCCTGACTGCAATCATTAAATTCAATAGTCCTTTTTTTTGCCTAGTTAATTCTAACAAGTATCATTGGTAAAATACGAAGTCTAACAAGTATCAATGGAAATAGCAAGTCTATAACAATTATACGTGAGAGATACCTGGATATAATACCCAAATTAAAGTCCTCCTGCAGCTTAAACAAGTGCATGATGAAGTAGATCTAGAATGGAATTTGAAAATGTGAAAGTGAAACACAAAAACACAGGAACACAGGGAATGTGTGTGTGTCTAAATAGTCAATCGGATTCTGATAGGGacataaaatattatgacaatgacaagtaaattgtaaaatatttagTGGTTGAGGAAAGCTTTTAGCTGAAGGCAACTTGGCTTGCTTTTGTTTTGTTATCCAATGTCTTTCTCTACGTGTCTATCACTTCCGAGCAATTGCAATTACAAATCCAAATCCACCCTCCTTTGCCAGTCTTTCTTAAGGTGAATTCGGGGGTGATATTCATTTAAAGAGTCGACTTCTTCCAACAGATACTCTTTTATATACACCAACCTAGAGATGAAACTTGTGACTACATGTTCAAGGAGCATGATTATCTGTCAATCATGGGCATCCTTTTCCTGTCTAGTGAGAGTTCTGTTCAGACCCACTATTTGTTGAATCCAGCTCTTTGGTTTTAAGGAATCTTCCGTCTTCCTAAGCTTGTCGTAGAGTGAGGTCTTTTGCTCGATGGGACGTCTTTCCATTCATTCATGTTTAGTATGGAACACCCCCTGGCCCCTGCACCTTGTTGTGCTACCAATGTGAACCGTTCATGTTGGTGGCTATGGTCCCGCACTCACTTATTATGTAGACTCATGTTAACGCTAACGTGaacaagatttttttatgaCGGCTGTCACTTTTAATTTAGgtgcaacaacaataataacacCATTCTGTTATCGTTGCCTGTCATGGGATTCTAATTCTATTATTAATGACTACACAACTAACTGACAATTGCattctattattaatttacCCTTCTTCTATACTGAATTTTGCATATAAGGCCTCTTTTGCCTCTAAGGCACAAAGAGAATTTTGCATTGACAGACAAAAGAGGAAGCTCTAGTAGGAATCCCTATAGCAAAGCACAATACTGGGTCTTTGTAGTAATTCGTATATAGAACAAggacaaattataaattatgataaaatatcttcacttttaattcttaatatcCTGAATaacatttgtcattttttcttttaaaaaaaaactacatataGCCATTTAAAGACAATTCCACTAAAGTGAATAATACACGTAAAATGATAAGACAAGTCCCCAATCCAATCTTATCTTCTCACGTACAATACTACATGATAGTTTGCCAACCTCATTTGATGCTACACAAATAGAAAGAAATTTGGGCCGAGCCCAAATGTGTATCAGGCAATGGCATAGCCCGTATGAGACACAAACCCCTATTGACTCTACTCGGCAGTAGCAGTGTCTTTGATGGCTTTATCATTTGTTGGTGTTCCACACTGGCTTTGTCCTACTCCTACAGCTGCAAAACTGCAACAATTTCACAAGCCTTCTACTTCCACTTCCACTCTTACAcccttctttccttctttttcatatCCCTTTGTTGTTTTCGTTCGGGCTCCGCGGGCCATTGGGCCTGATGGGAAGTTCTACCCAAGCCCAGCCGACGACGACCCTCCGGAAGCCGACGAGGATTCCTCCCACGGCTTTTCCACCTTCCAACAAATCCAGCGCCAAGCCCAACGCGCTCGCCAAATCGAAGAAGAAGACTACAAGAACAACCAGTCCACGTACCTCGCCGCCATCGCCGACGTCGAAGACGCCCCCGACAACGCCCCCTTCGACTCCTCCGAGGATGACCTCTTCGGCGAAATCGACAAAGCTTTAGCTCTCAAGCGCAAAGAATTCGTCTCCCAAGGCCTTCTCCAACCCAATCCCCCCAAGCAGGACCAACTCCCCGTCGCCGCCGTCGACGAGCTCCAACCGGACGAGCTCGGCGACTTGGAGGAAATCGAACGCCTCCAGGGACTCACCGGTGACGGTAACGGAAGCTCAACCGATTCTCCGTTTGAATTCGATTTTGACAGTTATGGTAAAAGTAAGGTTAGGATTGTAGAAGGGAAATTTAAGATGACTCTGGCTGAGCTTCTTGACGAGAGTAAGGTCGTGCCGGTGTCGGTTTCCGGTGATTTGGAGATTGAAATCACCGGAATTCAGCACGATTCGAGGATTGTTAGTTCTGGTGATTTGTTTGTGTGTTGTGTGGGGAGAAAAACCGATGGGCATTTGTTTCTGTCTGAGGCTGATAAGAGAGGTGCCGTTGCGGTTGTGGCTAGTAAAGAGATTGATATTGAGGACACTTTGGGGTGCAAGGCTTTGGTTATTGTGGAAGATACTAATGCTGTTCTTCCTGCTTTGGCTGCCTCGTTTTTTAAACAACCTTCCACCAAAATGGCTGTGATCGCGATAACTGGGACTTATGGCAAAACGACCACCACCTGTTTGATTAAAAGTTTGTATGAGGCGATGGGGCTGCGCACCGGTATGTTGAACTCGGTTGCTTCATATGTACATGGGGATAATAAGATGGACCTGGGTAACATGGTGCCGGATTCTGTTTTGGTTCAGAATTTGATGGCCAAGATGATTCACAATGGGACTGAGGCGGTGGTCATGGAGGCGGGTGGTCATGGGTTGGGGGATGGGAAGTATGATGAGGTTGATTTTGATATTGCGGTTTTCACTAATTTGAGTAAGGAGGAGGAGGGGGATAGGGACGCACAGGCTAAGTTGTTCTCGAGAATGGTGGATCCGGAGAGGCACAGGAAGGTTGTTAACATTGATGATCCAAATGCGTCATTTTTTGTGTCGCAGGGGAGCCAGGAAGTTCCTGTTGTGACGTTTGCAATGGAGAATAAGGAGGCAGATGTTCATCCCTTGAAGTTTGAGCTTTCTTTGTTTGAGACACAGGTTTTGGTTAATACTCCCACAGGGATACTGGAGATTTCGTCCGGTTTGCTTGGGAAGCATAATATTTACAACATCCTTGCTGCTGTGGCAGTTGGGATTGCTGTTGGGGCACCCTTGGAGGACATTGTTAGAGGGATTGAAGAGGTTGATGCAGTTCCTGGGAGGTGTGAGTTGATTGATGAGGAGCAAGCATTTGGGGTGATAGTGGACTATGCCAGTACTCCTGATGCATTGTCTAGATTGCTTGATTCTGTAAGAGAGCTTGGACCTCGCAGGGTTATAACTGGTATGTTTGTGTTGTGCTTCTCTTATTGCTGCAAAATATTTCCTTTCTAATTTTGGTTTGGACATGAAGAAATTAAACCAAAGCATTTTTCTGTTGGAAAGTTAAAACTCCATACTTATTTACATGCCTGGAGTGTGAAGACTTGTATTATTTAAGTCAAACATGCTTTCATTATTGTGCATGTCATAATTTCTTGTTCATTTTGAAGTCATTGGATGCTGTGGTGAGGGCGACAGGGGGAAGAGGCCTGTGATGACCAAGATAGCAACAGATAAAAGTGAAGTGACCATGCTGACATCTGACAATCCCAAGAATGAAGATCCATGTATGTATTTTGAACATAGAATAGAGCAATATATGAATATGCGTACTTTAACTAGCTGCTGCACAGCTTTGGAATCTAATTTTGACATGCTTCTTTGCTTTTTGCCCAGTGGATATATTGGATGATATGTTAGCTGGGGTAGGATGGACGATGCAGGACTACCTGAAATATGGAGAGAATGACTATTATCCACCACTTCCTAATGGTCATAGACTTTTTCTCCATGACATTAGGAGGGTAGCTGTGCGAGCTGCAGTTGCAATGGGAGAGGAGGGTGATATGATTGTAAGTTAATGAAGCCCTATTCTACATTTCACCTTCTAATATAGAATTGAGCTAAGTTGTGATGCCTGAGAAGTCACTTAATTGAAAGCATTTTGGTGCTTGTACTGCAAAAGAGATTTATAGTTTTTGGTTTTCTGAAAATTTTGATGGATATTTTAAGGTGTATGTCAAAGTGATATGTCAACGAAACTATActgtttaagagaaaaaaatagggAGAAGCTTAAatttaaacacaatgaacaaacATTGCCACAATCCACAATAATAAATCTTATTGCAAGTGGATGATTATCCTCCAACAATCAACATTCAGTTTCATCATGGCACTTGGTGATCCTATGAAGTCATGACTTAGAGTTCCTACACAAATGTGGGAGTTCTAGTTTGTCTCAATTTGGTAGCCTTGCTTTAATTGAAGGCTTAACTGatcctttccttttattttcttgtgcGGTGATTGATGCGACACCATCCTAGTAGAGCATGtccaaactattttttctttatgatttgtGCTTATTGGAGTTGAGAAAACTTCATGTTTCCTGTCAGTCTATAAGCTTTAGATTgactgtttaaaaaaataaactaccgAAAGCATTACAACTGGAGTCTGATAACTTGTTTCCTCTTCTTGACatctatataaattaattctttaagAGTATCATATCATCTATAAGTTGAAATAATGcaccaaaaaattaatataaacaacGAATTGTTAATTTGTGGGTTGTGATTTGTGAAACAAGGTTGTACTTTTATATGCATGGTGCAGGTGGTTGCTGGCAAAGGCCATGAAACATATCAAGTAGAAGGTGATAAGAAGGAATTCTTTGATGATCGAGAAGAGTGCCGAGAGGCATTGCAGTATGTTGATGAGCTTCACCAAGCTGGAATAGATACAAGTGAATTTCCATGGCGGTAATATCAAATGTTTTCCTCTTCAATGCCCTTTTGTAACTTGACAAGGCTGGTTATTGGCAATTAAGACCA
This genomic interval from Glycine max cultivar Williams 82 chromosome 5, Glycine_max_v4.0, whole genome shotgun sequence contains the following:
- the LOC121174910 gene encoding uncharacterized protein isoform X2, which translates into the protein MARRSPPRVSQTYETGCTWRMLRIFNFREGNGNSRSRSDVLSTFDEKYLQIGVSSRRRRDYSCKSISGIENEQVADWREEVTKMIVDPRFVNKNYQGKDGADCEPNQFLDALQILFSNKELFIKLLQDPNSLLVKQIHDLQSTQVKEPYQQARQKMMTKLKKPQDGNATQCVKPFKPFDRSDLRLSVKPQSSNRIVVLKPGTVNVETSFASPPHSPDSFRSHAQNIMPSYFPFSCIKRKLKHVMRVRRQEQQWRTDDEMSSKFSCSSQGLEDGQKVKQLEIAERNSPINAHPNAGKRLNSYLDLKKRDNIIKLEDSELCMGLETASFGESRSKNSYHTSVGHSEENIHVEGRKGPSQMLNCGSEECEQCTNSLGRSIPRPDSLYLPSMHRYCKHSSITERMRHYSNYQMVHRTRLGLPKEGENGSYNFLEPKIKDSPLAIVNMHTDKLQLFGEDIRIRNSVPGDSLFAHYDIPREPDGRYRDSPTRNIDMNDITGGSRSFLDLHPEIQTFPFSQDVISSRQRTDDYVNMGNKVEHTSAESVVQQFTKDDVTNPQITTFQQDESPIQVMQDKFEESHFEDLIRLSLDPMNNLTFSKDILHNVREILHALSLKWDELTLKRSCDQLLDPSTFVELKELTSQLSGGRILHDCVIEIFMQVYQNCGFPPHVSTKNPNVQAYVVKKLLVKEITELVKLHFHPRPSPLTLEQLAEKDLARRGSWLNIQVVTEDIAIEVEKDVLEKMVLEIASEMDVRSMSTYYSWDDKALWKDYQATIF
- the LOC121174910 gene encoding uncharacterized protein isoform X1, with the protein product MARRSPPRVSQTYETGCTWRMLRIFNFREGNSDRRLVSNRRLNAHANGNGNSRSRSDVLSTFDEKYLQIGVSSRRRRDYSCKSISGIENEQVADWREEVTKMIVDPRFVNKNYQGKDGADCEPNQFLDALQILFSNKELFIKLLQDPNSLLVKQIHDLQSTQVKEPYQQARQKMMTKLKKPQDGNATQCVKPFKPFDRSDLRLSVKPQSSNRIVVLKPGTVNVETSFASPPHSPDSFRSHAQNIMPSYFPFSCIKRKLKHVMRVRRQEQQWRTDDEMSSKFSCSSQGLEDGQKVKQLEIAERNSPINAHPNAGKRLNSYLDLKKRDNIIKLEDSELCMGLETASFGESRSKNSYHTSVGHSEENIHVEGRKGPSQMLNCGSEECEQCTNSLGRSIPRPDSLYLPSMHRYCKHSSITERMRHYSNYQMVHRTRLGLPKEGENGSYNFLEPKIKDSPLAIVNMHTDKLQLFGEDIRIRNSVPGDSLFAHYDIPREPDGRYRDSPTRNIDMNDITGGSRSFLDLHPEIQTFPFSQDVISSRQRTDDYVNMGNKVEHTSAESVVQQFTKDDVTNPQITTFQQDESPIQVMQDKFEESHFEDLIRLSLDPMNNLTFSKDILHNVREILHALSLKWDELTLKRSCDQLLDPSTFVELKELTSQLSGGRILHDCVIEIFMQVYQNCGFPPHVSTKNPNVQAYVVKKLLVKEITELVKLHFHPRPSPLTLEQLAEKDLARRGSWLNIQVVTEDIAIEVEKDVLEKMVLEIASEMDVRSMSTYYSWDDKALWKDYQATIF
- the LOC100794993 gene encoding GMP synthase [glutamine-hydrolyzing], which produces MDPKNVKSDLVLILDYGSQYTHLITRRIRSLSVFSLCISGTSSLSTIADLNPSVVILSGGPHSVHTPDSPSFPDGFLQWAQSNGVTVLGICYGLQLLVQRLGGDVRVGDKQEYGRMEICADKPSALFGPEKVGKRQVVWMSHGDEAVALPDGFHVVARSDQGAVAAIENPPAKLYGLQYHPEVTHTEDGMETLRRFLFDVCGVGAGWKMEDVMEEEIKVIKETVGPDEHVICALSGGVDSTVAATLVHKAIGDRLHCVFVDNGLLRYKERERVMETFEKDLHLPVVCVDAVNQFLTKLKGVVDPETKRKIIGKEFICIFDAFAQELEGKLGKKPSYLVQGTLYPDVIESCPPPGTGRTHSHTIKSHHNVGGLPKDMKLKLIEPLKLLFKDEVRQLGRILDVPVAFLRRHPFPGPGLAVRVLGDVTEGNALDILRQVDEIFIQSIKDAGLYDSIWQAFAVFLPVRSVGVQGDQRTHSHVVALRAVTSQDGMTADWYYFEHKFLDDVSRKICNGVRGVNRVVQDITSKPPSTIEWE